In Candidatus Omnitrophota bacterium, a genomic segment contains:
- a CDS encoding DUF1080 domain-containing protein, giving the protein MQRKSILILMLTLAIAFPAASSAAGWEFLFNGKNLNGWKIIGDQEWKVENGAIAVKAAGSEMGWLATEKSYSDFILKMRFQWQGGNSGVQVRSRIDGGKMIGYQANLDPSRPYATGSLLDENGRGMLQETVLSAEKLFKKDQWNEYEISAIGDRITLYVNGIKTAEVFDPAGDKSGIIALQMAPGQGGSMAWDDIRILELPKGADWKSLFNGRDLAQWVKVGDSTWTVEDGCVHGASKNGGYGWLMSRQEYSGFHFSTRFKISNGNSGIQFRSWRVDNMIHGFQADLASGSDWINGHLYDQSEKGVLVKPDQDFSKIIDWKGWNTYEITAIGPKVELFVNGVKSIEHNDPERQKGVFAFQIHAGIVMDTWWDDIRIIPFK; this is encoded by the coding sequence ATGCAAAGAAAATCCATTCTCATCCTGATGTTGACTCTTGCTATCGCGTTTCCCGCAGCATCCAGCGCCGCCGGTTGGGAATTTCTCTTTAACGGCAAAAACTTGAACGGTTGGAAAATCATTGGCGATCAGGAATGGAAAGTGGAAAACGGCGCCATCGCCGTCAAGGCGGCGGGAAGCGAAATGGGATGGCTGGCGACGGAAAAGAGCTATTCCGATTTCATTCTCAAAATGCGCTTCCAATGGCAGGGCGGCAATAGCGGCGTTCAAGTTCGCAGCCGCATCGACGGCGGCAAAATGATCGGCTATCAAGCCAACCTCGATCCCAGCCGCCCTTACGCCACCGGCTCGCTTCTCGACGAGAATGGCCGGGGGATGCTGCAGGAAACCGTTTTATCGGCGGAAAAACTCTTCAAGAAGGATCAATGGAACGAGTATGAAATATCCGCCATCGGCGACCGGATTACTCTATACGTAAACGGAATCAAAACCGCCGAGGTCTTCGATCCCGCGGGAGATAAAAGCGGAATCATTGCGCTGCAAATGGCGCCGGGCCAAGGCGGAAGCATGGCTTGGGACGACATCCGCATTCTAGAACTGCCCAAGGGCGCGGATTGGAAATCCCTGTTCAACGGACGCGATCTGGCGCAATGGGTGAAAGTCGGCGATTCAACTTGGACGGTGGAAGACGGCTGCGTTCATGGGGCTTCTAAGAACGGCGGCTACGGCTGGCTCATGTCGCGGCAAGAATATAGCGGCTTCCATTTTTCCACCCGTTTCAAAATATCGAACGGCAACTCCGGCATCCAATTCCGCAGCTGGCGCGTGGACAATATGATTCACGGCTTCCAAGCCGATTTGGCTTCGGGCAGCGATTGGATCAACGGCCATCTCTACGACCAGAGCGAAAAGGGCGTTCTCGTCAAGCCCGATCAGGACTTCAGCAAGATCATTGATTGGAAAGGTTGGAATACTTACGAAATTACGGCCATCGGTCCCAAAGTGGAACTCTTCGTAAACGGCGTAAAATCCATAGAGCATAACGACCCCGAGCGCCAGAAAGGCGTATTCGCCTTCCAGATTCACGCGGGCATCGTCATGGATACATGGTGGGACGACATTCGCATCATCCCCTTCAAATAG
- a CDS encoding uroporphyrinogen decarboxylase family protein, which yields MGKAQGKIERMRLALLHKEGDRIPAGEFFWTGFMKRCREKWGDDFDPYRHFDLDYVVITPNMDPRIQPFEIVKQEGDDVWVKTGFGAVIRRSGEYPMPSYESFSINHPDEMADFTFDDPADSRRFYSGGDDQINGVGDALLRNLPAWNERLKPYVEDFAVFGSVCEPFEYLWRIVGSENAMIWLATAPEALADFVHRIGAFMLTFARTQIEAGQGMLSGMYIWGDVAYHKGMLFGLQRWRDLFKPHVKALIDLIHSRGLMAVYHGCGDSRALLGDLAELGLDAFNPVEAKAGMDAVELKKKYSGKLAFIGNIDIRALESNDPEIIRRETLYKLQAARGGGWVFQSDHSVSSAVLPESYEYAIRILREYGNYPLTIR from the coding sequence ATGGGAAAAGCGCAGGGAAAAATCGAACGGATGCGGCTCGCTTTGTTGCATAAAGAAGGGGATCGCATACCCGCCGGAGAATTTTTTTGGACGGGATTTATGAAGCGCTGCCGGGAGAAATGGGGAGACGATTTCGATCCTTACCGCCATTTCGATTTGGATTACGTCGTCATCACGCCCAATATGGATCCGCGCATCCAGCCGTTCGAAATCGTCAAGCAGGAGGGCGATGACGTATGGGTGAAGACGGGATTCGGCGCCGTCATTCGCCGCAGCGGCGAATATCCCATGCCTTCCTACGAATCATTTTCTATCAACCATCCCGATGAAATGGCCGATTTCACTTTCGACGATCCCGCCGACTCGCGGCGTTTTTATTCGGGTGGGGACGACCAGATCAATGGCGTAGGCGACGCCCTGTTGCGCAACCTGCCCGCATGGAACGAGCGATTGAAACCCTATGTCGAAGATTTCGCTGTATTCGGGTCCGTCTGCGAACCATTCGAATATCTCTGGCGCATCGTCGGCAGCGAGAACGCCATGATCTGGTTGGCGACGGCGCCGGAAGCATTAGCCGATTTCGTCCATCGCATCGGCGCTTTTATGTTGACGTTCGCCCGCACTCAAATCGAGGCGGGCCAAGGGATGCTATCGGGAATGTATATCTGGGGCGACGTCGCTTATCACAAGGGGATGCTCTTCGGCCTGCAGCGCTGGCGCGATTTGTTCAAGCCGCATGTCAAAGCGCTGATCGATTTGATACATTCCCGCGGGCTGATGGCGGTTTATCACGGCTGCGGCGATTCCCGCGCTTTGCTCGGCGATTTGGCGGAACTCGGTCTCGACGCTTTCAATCCCGTTGAAGCCAAAGCGGGGATGGACGCCGTCGAATTGAAGAAGAAATATTCAGGGAAATTGGCTTTCATCGGCAATATCGACATCCGCGCGTTGGAGTCCAACGATCCCGAAATTATCCGCCGGGAAACGCTTTATAAATTGCAAGCGGCGCGCGGCGGAGGGTGGGTGTTTCAATCCGACCACTCCGTCAGCAGCGCCGTCTTGCCGGAAAGTTACGAATACGCCATCCGCATTCTAAGAGAATACGGAAACTATCCATTGACTATTCGTTGA